Proteins from one Ricinus communis isolate WT05 ecotype wild-type chromosome 9, ASM1957865v1, whole genome shotgun sequence genomic window:
- the LOC112535619 gene encoding LRR receptor-like serine/threonine-protein kinase FLS2 — protein sequence MKLQILLTYFLVFILSSISTITGCYENERAALLSFKSQIMDPSNRLSSWQGHNCCNWQGIHCSGSLHVISVDLRNPKPYLPIINSNSYHVSTSTSESTALRGTISSSLFTLTRITYLDLSFNNFMYSRIPPGISNFTRLTYLNLSNAAFSDSITIQFANLTSLESLDLSCSTVVSDFSSISYDLSFELIQVGSPYGNVYSSNLSSTSLHWLQGMHNLKAAMVVQLRISGELPISQLLNLTQLSVLVLDFNPITSQIPVQLANLTSLSVIHFTGSNLQGPIPYIPQLQELHVGSTDLTIDLKSMFSNPWPRLKSLDIRHTQVKGSIPPSISNTTSLIRFVASGCLIEGVIPSSIANLSRMEILKLNINNLVGHLPPSINNMRSLQALSLIQNNLQGPIPDSICNVSSLWYLALANNNFSGKLPDCISHLPKLDVLFVTSNSLNGEVHTLTSLLRGSNPYMIGLSFNHLTLKLDKQSLPPSFQPEVLELSSCNIEGNLPNFFSNLTKLRYLSLSYNYLSGAIPPWLFNLPQLGYLDLSFNKLQGSIPPFIQLKSFFGATTLNLANNLLQGPVPSQLVNIDAINLSGNSFTGHIPEQAGLGSVRYISLSSNNLVGHIPDSFCYQKNALMVLDLSNNSLSGPLPGNLGKCIYLSVLNLAHNNFSNSVPEVLENARNLSYLDLTGNQFKGPFPSFIRRLKSLVVLQMGYNNFAGKIPGFIGDLKNLRILVLKSNFFSELIPPEINKLEKLQIMDLSDNNLFGTIPEKLEGLKTLITRPTDGELLGYVISFMYSGVELSMAYKGLIYQFDCVKTYHSGIDLSLNALTGKIPPEMTLLIGLAMLNLSHNALSGEIPSNIGDMIGLNSLDLKFNRFSGKIPDSINLLDSLGYLNLSYNNLSGKIPAGTRFDTLYGDGSAYIGNEHLCGAGNLINCNDNTSSSSEETKSVEDSIDRLLFIGVVVSGYGVGFWGYFGVLCLIKEQHRRRYWKAIEKIAFKIVKMFMQR from the exons ATGAAGCTCCAAATTCTTCTAACCTATTTCCTTGTATTCATTCTCTCCAGCATTTCAACCATCACAGGTTGCTATGAGAATGAAAGAGCAGCTTTGCTATCTTTCAAATCCCAGATCATGGACCCATCAAATCGTCTGTCATCATGGCAAGGGCACAACTGCTGCAACTGGCAAGGGATACATTGTTCAGGTTCACTCCATGTAATCTCTGTTGATCTCCGGAACCCGAAGCCTTACCTCCCTATAATAAACTCAAATTCATACCATGTTTCCACTTCCACATCCGAATCTACTGCTCTCCGTGGCACcatctcttcttctctttttactCTTACTCGTATCACTTATCTTGATCTCAGCTTCAACAACTTCATGTATTCAAGAATACCCCCTGGAATATCAAATTTTACTCGTCTGACATACCTGAACTTATCGAATGCTGCATTTAGTGACTCCATTACAATCCAATTTGCGAACCTTACATCTCTTGAAAGCTTGGATCTTTCGTGCTCTACAGTCGTGTCTGATTTCTCTTCCATTTCTTATGACTTATCTTTTGAACTGATACAAGTTGGTAGCCCATATGGAAATGTTTATAGCAGCAATCTTTCATCAACAAGTTTGCATTGGTTGCAAGGGATGCACAATCTCAAG GCTGCTATGGTTGTCCAATTGAGAATATCTGGTGAATTGCCAATAAGTCAACTTCTTAATCTCACTCAACTCTCTGTTTTGGTATTGGATTTCAATCCTATTACATCCCAAATCCCAGTTCAGTTGGCCAATTTGACTTCCCTTTCAGTAATTCATTTCACCGGCTCAAACTTGCAAGGTCCAATTCCTTACATTCCACAGCTTCAGGAACTTCATGTGGGTAGCACTGACCTTACAATTGATCTAAAATCGATGTTTTCAAACCCTTGGCCCCGATTAAAGAGCCTAGATATCAGGCATACACAAGTTAAAGGTTCTATTCCACCTTCCATCAGCAATACAACTTCCTTGATCAGGTTTGTAGCTTCGGGTTGTTTAATAGAAGGCGTTATACCTTCTTCTATTGCAAACCTTTCCAGGATGGAAATCTTGAAACTGAACATCAACAACTTAGTTGGCCATCTTCCACCTTCAATAAACAATATGAGAAGTCTTCAAGCTTTGTCCCTGATCCAGAATAATTTGCAAGGACCAATCCCCGATTCAATCTGTAATGTTTCCTCTCTTTGGTATCTTGCTCTAGCGAACAACAATTTTTCAGGAAAATTGCCAGATTGCATTAGCCATCTTCCCAAGCTTGATGTGTTGTTTGTTACTTCGAACTCTCTTAATGGAGAAGTCCACACATTGACTTCTTTACTCCGAGGCTCTAATCCATATATGATAGGCCTATCATTTAACCATCTCACTTTGAAACTAGACAAGCAATCATTACCACCTTCCTTTCAACCTGAAGTCTTGGAACTCAGTTCCTGTAACATTGAAGGTAACCTCCCCAATTTCTTCTCTAACCTGACCAAACTAAGATACTTATCTTTGTCTTACAATTACTTGTCAGGAGCAATCCCACCGTGGCTGTTCAATCTACCACAACTTGGTTATTTAGATCTCTCTTTTAACAAACTGCAAGGATCAATCCCACCTTTTATTCAGCTGAAATCATTTTTCGGTGCAACAACACTGAATTTGGCAAACAATCTCCTTCAAGGACCGGTCCCTTCCCAACTTGTCAATATAGATGCTATCAACTTGTCTGGGAACAGTTTCACAGGGCATATACCAGAGCAAGCAGGGCTTGGAAGTGTAAGGTACATTTCATTGTCTAGTAACAATCTTGTGGGTCATATTCCAGACTCTTTCTGCTATCAAAAGAATGCCTTAATGGTCCTAGATCTATCCAACAACAGTCTTTCAGGTCCACTACCTGGCAATTTAGGAAAGTGCATATATCTTAGTGTTCTAAACCTCGCACATAACAACTTCAGCAATTCAGTTCCTGAAGTGCTAGAAAATGCCAGGAATCTAAGCTACCTAGATCTTACTGGCAATCAGTTTAAAGGTCCTTTTCCGAGTTTCATTCGAAGACTGAAAAGCTTGGTGGTATTGCAAATGGGATACAATAATTTTGCTGGAAAGATCCCTGGATTCATTGGAGACCTCAAGAACCTCCGGATTCTAGTGTTAAAATCCAATTTCTTCAGTGAATTAATCCCTCCTGAGATAAATAAGCTAGAGAAGCTACAAATCATGGACTTGTCAGACAACAATCTCTTTGGCACCATCCCTGAAAAGCTAGAAGGATTGAAGACATTGATAACTCGACCAACAGATGGAGAACTTTTGGGTTATGTGATCTCATTCATGTATTCTGGTGTGGAACTAAGCATGGCTTACAAAGGTctaatatatcaatttgacTGTGTCAAGACGTACCATAGTGGAATAGATCTCTCTCTTAATGCTTTGACAGGAAAAATTCCACCTGAAATGACCCTTTTAATAGGGTTAGCAATGCTCAATCTTTCGCATAATGCTCTATCGGGTGAGATCCCAAGTAATATAGGAGACATGATTGGCCTAAACTCACTAGATCTGAAATTCAACAGGTTTAGTGGAAAAATCCCAGACTCCATAAATTTACTGGACTCTCTTGGTTATCTGAACTTGTCATATAACAATTTGAGTGGGAAAATCCCAGCTGGGACACGATTTGATACCTTGTATGGGGATGGTTCAGCATACATTGGGAATGAACATTTATGTGGTGCTGGAAATTTGATCAACTGTAATGACAATACTTCTTCCTCTAGTGAAGAAACCAAAAGTGTGGAGGATAGTATAGACAGGCTGCTGTTCATCGGAGTTGTAGTCAGTGGCTATGGAGTTGGTTTCTGGGGATATTTTGGGGTTCTTTGTTTGATAAAAGAACAGCATAGAAGGAGATACTGGAAAGCCATTGAAAAGATTGCCTTCAAAATTGTCAAGATGTTCATGCAAAGATAG